The genomic stretch CATCGCGGCCCTCGCTCCCGACCGACGAAGGTCACCAGCCATAGCCGAGGCCCAATCGACCTTCATGTTATAAGAACAgttaatataaaaagaaaaggaaaattataaaaatttagatttttttctttaaagttGTCCATATTAGCACTAGGCATGCCAAGTAAGACAGCCGACGTCCCCGTCATcccaaaaatactaaattaacaaatcgtcaaaaggtttctGACTGAATCATGACCAAATCGATCGCCGTACAGTAGGTTTCCGACGTTTGGACAATTCTTTCTCTGTGAACAAGTAGAGTTGCGAGGACGCAACTTGGCTCGAAAGCGGACAAAACTCAAGATGCAAGTTGTAGCCTTTTAGAACCGAGGATATCATTTGATATGTAGGTGCAAACTCAGGGAGGCTTTTCGGCAACTACGTATGACAAATGTATATATTTCACCTCCATTTGTCAAAGCGGGCGTGCTCGGCTTAGTTCAGATTAAAAAGTTAGTGGAAACTTGGAGCAAATAGGAGGATAGGATTGCAAATTGCAATGATCAAAGCACATTGAACGCCAACTcaaattcaaactttttgaTTAATGGGGGGGGGGTCCGGTCCCATCAAAGTGAAGATCCTCAGATCTATCTTAGCAAATCCAGATCGGACACCATGCGACGTgaccttgttcttcttcacccacccgaccacactaccTCCACTATTATAGCAGGAGGAATTTCCCCGTCCATGACGAGGATGTCATTTTCGCCCTTAAAAGATCCCTAAAAAGATCGTCACCATTCTCTCTCGCGAGCTTTGGCTGATCCCCCATTGAACCCGTGATCTTCGACTTGGGCTGGCGGGGTCTCATGAGGTCACATGCTCTTTCGTTGCGTATGAGTGATGATCCACTAGGCTaagccatctttttttttcgtctttCCATATGCTTTTCGTTACTTTTTGATCTTCTCGAACCGCAATTCTCATCGTGTCACGACCATACAAGTTCTACTTGAAACTCAAAATCTACCTCGTCGGaatatgtttttcattttttggaacctagagcTTACCCTCGAATTTAGAACCTACCTTATCACGGGTTCCAATGTCCACCTATGTATGGTTGCGGTAAATCATCACCTCTAATGATCATTATTTGTCACTATAATTCACTAATCACAATTCATATTCGGAcacacgaaaaatatgaaatattaataaagtcaAAGTCTTGGTCATGAATATTGCCGAAAATGGAAGCTCGAACCAGTGGTTTCAAACTACATACTCATCACGGGCTTCTTAAAGTTACCCTTCAAACCATGGAACTTGAAACCAGACCTATTCTCTTTGGTACGATTTTCGGGTTCCACGCTTCACCCCGAAACCATTCTCACCCCTAATTGGTACGTTCAAAGTCTTGCCGGATAGAACGGGAAATgacttttctcctctcttgaaaagaaaaataagaagaagaaagaagcaaacTACCTATCGTCAAAGACGCGAAAGATGATTCCTTCGAAAGTCGATCGACAATTTTGATCAAGTATTGAATCCCTCGAAATAGATAAATAAGATGTCAATGTGATATCCTCAACCATTTCATCACATCTCTAAATAACAGAGGGTTAGCTGTTTTGggaatcttttgaattttctcaagATGACATATCTTTTTCATGCGTGTCTATGTAGCAGTCGGACAATGGTCTAGTGGGGTTGGTTTCACTAGTCGAACATGAAAAATACGTGTACCATTACAGATAGAAGATTGACTGAATAGACATAACAATCAAGTCCTTATGGTGGTTATAAGTATGCTCCCTGCCTGCCTAACCAAGTGCCAAATTTAACGGGGAAATGAAGGTGCTAATTTCCGTATTTGTAACTTCACCAATCAGAGTACTGGTCGGAGGAAGTTTGCTTCGACCAGGAACGATCCCCTATTCTCAATCCTGATTTTGCGATCTATCTTTTGATTGCCTTTTTTTGACTAaacatgtttgttttttttcggACAGATTGACTAAATATGTTCACAGCGGAGTTTTTCTGCGGGTGAAAATGCGGCGAAGTGATGATGAAAAGGACCGAATGGCGACTCTCGGAAAAGGGTcggactcgattgcaccaattaaATACTTTATGACTGACTTTAACTCGGTACATCGGAATTCAAGGATTTGAGCTAACGTGTGTGGATGTTAAGTTAATCTTGCCTCCTCCTCTTCcaacaaaaatcaagaatttgtCCACTTTCGGTTGATGTGGGGCTTTTCTGCATCGATCTGCAATTACATCGGGCTATGCGTTTTTATCGATTCTATTGCCGTCAAACGATGCGATGAGATGCGGTGTTTCGAACACCGAGGGGACAAACTCCGTAGGTTTTCGTTCGGGCATCGGCGTGATTTTCGATCCGATTTCTTCGGTCGGCTCTAGCCCGGTTCGATTGCGCGTACCATTTCAAACACCCGATTCAAAGAGAAAATAGGGGGTGGCGAGCGGCGCTTTGCAGGATATGAGCACTTGGGGTCTCTATTTTATTCATCGTGTCACCGATTGGGACAAGATCGATGCAACCTTTTCCAAACTTGGTAAATTGATGAAGTTCTCTTGGCTGATGTTGGGAGTGTTAGTTGTGGTTGGCtctaataaaatatcaaaagcATGGAATAAAGAGATACGCTTGTCGGGATCGATAGGTCTCGATGACACATGATGTTGCGCATGCAATTCGCACACACACCCaccatttctttttggaaaaaatccaaataaaatcttaaagtgtcatcattttcttaaataagggtttcAAGTGAACCTCATATCAAATATGAATCTGAAGTGTAGCAATTATCTCTAATAAGGAACTGAAGTGGGCAatgttttcaaataaagacctaaaatcaatctcaaataaggacatgaaataagggcattttagtcattttttgtctattttctttctttcattttttcttttttttggctggtGGTCGGCCTGCGGCGTTGCTCGGATAAGGTTGGGTGAGGgccacccttgccggccacaggCTAGGCCTGCGAGGGATGGTCTCTCCTTGACGAACAAAGGCCCGCCGTAGGCAAGGGTTGGCTTCGCTTGTGGGGGTGAGGACTTGGGTGAGGGGAGGCCGTTTTTGGGGCCTTGGCCCTCTCCTCCGGTCGGCGGGAGGGCAACCCTAACGcatgtatttcttttcttttcttttctttttttttttttaaaattgttcatttactttaactaaaaattaggttaaaattatattttgataaaaatgcccttgaccagACGGAATGTTTAGCCGATCACCCATAGCCactttaggccattatttgagacTCGCCATGCCACTtcagcccttctttgaaacgaTGTTCACTTAGgtcgttattagagaaaatgaaaacacttcgagcatttatttaaaatttttcctttcttctttcctctCCCTATGGTCTGGTGTGGCACTCACGTAGATGCAAAGTTCACCTTAGTTTTTAGCAACTTTTCAATAGGACCGAACTTCGGATCccaaaatcgaaaaaagaaagaaataaagaaagaaagaaagaaagaatgggaCACATTCGAACATTCCGACTCTATTAATATATCCCGTAAGGCTTCGTTAATAATAAGACGAAGGACGTGACTATCGACGTTATCATGAGTGAAAGAGGTTGTGATTTGGACATGAATTTATGACCTCCGTATTAAGCAGCTTTTAACCACTCAACAAACTCTTCAAAGAAAGACAGGTTTTAGTAAATTTATACTATAGTTTACGCAGTACTATGTAAGTTGAAATTGTTCCAAGTGGTTCAGAACATCTTTTGTCGTAACGCTTAATCTAAATACATCGTCGTGTACGATTATAATCCCAACTCTCATACATTTAGGTGTGGGATTCAATATTTTGTTTGCGTTTTTGGTCATTACCATTCTATTAGAACACCCGAGTCGATCTACTGAGCgctttttttcatttcgaaaCTCGATCAACATCGTACGTGCGCGTGACGCCATGTATGGACATATTCACAGGTCCtcacaattcaatccatctcCTTCCCCACCGCACCCATTCACGTTCTTCTCCTCTCGCTCCACAAAACCCTTCATGTAAAACTCGAACCTGTCCGCCGCGCGCTCCGGCACCGACACCAGCACCCGCACCGCTTGAGGCTCCTCCGCGACGGGCAGGAACAGGCAGTACACGTCGCTGGTCAACGGCCCCATGAACGCCGCCTTGCCCTCCCCGAAGTCGACACCCTCGAGCCCTAGGTTCGACCATTGCGATATCACCAAGCTGGCGCTCAGATCCGTCTTCGCCGCCTTGTCCTCCAACGTCTCCAGCGCCGACCTCACGTAGTCCCCATCCACGCGCGACTTGGCCGTCTGCACCAGCTTCACCGCGTCGGCCAGGTTGCTCCCGACGAGGTCCCTCACTTTGGCTGGAGCGCACCCGAGCACGAACCCGTTCCCGTAGTAGCCGTGAGGCAGCTTCGGGTCGAGCCTGTCTCGGACGTTGACGGAGAATAGGAGCTTGACGGCGTGAAGTGATGTCaaggcagaggaggaggagggatcGACGAGGGACCTGATCCAGGACCGCCACGTGTGGGTGGCGAGGGCCTCGAAGGAGGTGCACTTGAGGGACGGCACGCATTGCCGCTTGAGGCGAAGGATGTCGGGCGGGGTGAAGGTGATGCTCACGGGGATCAACGGCTGGGATTGGAGGTAGCCGTGGATGTCAGGGACGACAGTTTTGTCATTCCAAGAGGGGACGGATCGGGTGTATGCGGAGTGAGGGGAGTTTGTGAGGATAGGGAATTGACGCCTCAACACGTGGCGGCCGTGGAAGGGTAGAACGGGGATGGAGGCGTCCGGCTTTGTGCTGAGGTGGGCCCACGCGTGGAGGAATTGGGAAGTGCCGACGCCGTCGCAAAGGCAGTGGCTGATCGCGGTGCACAGGATCATGCCTCCACAGCGGAGATTGGTCAcctgaagaaaaagaagaagcgaaggaaattaaataatttgacccaaaaaa from Rhodamnia argentea isolate NSW1041297 chromosome 2, ASM2092103v1, whole genome shotgun sequence encodes the following:
- the LOC115738760 gene encoding alcohol acyltransferase 9, encoding MPTTQELPDCHLLKPPTLITPSSPTPHHALSLSNLDDQKFLRFSIKYLYLFRKSVPPESLKASLAKALVDYYPLAGRLRSAGNGDGGGDDDQRLEVDCNGEGAVFAEASMDITVDEFLALSEWPNSSWRKLLYKVEAPSFLGVPPLVVQVTNLRCGGMILCTAISHCLCDGVGTSQFLHAWAHLSTKPDASIPVLPFHGRHVLRRQFPILTNSPHSAYTRSVPSWNDKTVVPDIHGYLQSQPLIPVSITFTPPDILRLKRQCVPSLKCTSFEALATHTWRSWIRSLVDPSSSSALTSLHAVKLLFSVNVRDRLDPKLPHGYYGNGFVLGCAPAKVRDLVGSNLADAVKLVQTAKSRVDGDYVRSALETLEDKAAKTDLSASLVISQWSNLGLEGVDFGEGKAAFMGPLTSDVYCLFLPVAEEPQAVRVLVSVPERAADRFEFYMKGFVEREEKNVNGCGGEGDGLNCEDL